The genomic DNA ATGCGTCACTCAATTGCATGCCAGGAGCACCGCCCACAGGACAGGAGACAAGATGAAGCTGATCAGCTTCGAGCACGCGGGCCAGCCGGCCTGGGGCATGCTGCGCGACGCCGAGGTCGTGCCGTTGACGCGGTACTGGCCCGACCTGGCCACGGCCCTGGCGGCGGGGGTGGCGCAGATCGCGCAAGCGGCCGCGCGGCACGAAGGCCCCGGCATCGCGCTGGCGGACCTGCAATGGCTGCCGCCGGTGCCGGCGCCGCGCAAGATCCTCTGCGTCGGCCTGAACTACGGCCGCCACGTGGCCGAGGCCGGGCGCGAGCTGCCGCGCCATCCCTCGCTGTTCGCCCGCTATCCCGACAGCTTCGTCGGCCACGGCGCGCCGGTCTGGAAGCCGCGCGCCTCCGAGCGCTTTGACTACGAGGGCGAACTGGCGGTGGTGATCGGGCGGGCAGGGCGCCACATCGCGGCGCGCGACGCCCTGGCCCACGTGGCCGGCTACACCTGCATGGCCGAAAACTCGGTGCGCGACTTCCAGAAGCACAACGCCCAGGTCACGCCCGGCAAGAACTTCGAGCGCAGCGGCGCGATCGGCCCCTGGCTGGTCACCGCCGACGAGATCGGCGACCCCGCGCGCCTGCGGATCGAGACGCGCCTGAACGGCGAGCCCGTGCAGCAGGGCGAGCTGGCCGACCTGATCTTCCCCATTCCAGAACTGATCGCCTACATCAGCGCGTTCACCCCGCTGGCCCCCGGCGACGTGATCGCCACCGGCACGCCCGAAGGCGTCGGCGCCAGCCGCCAGCCGCCGCGCTTTTTGGCGGCCGGCGACACGCTGGAGATCGAGGTGCCGGGCGTCGGCACGCTGCGCAACACGGTGGCGGACGAACCCGTCCACCCTCAATGAAACGAAGGACACAGGCATGACCGAAGCACTGCGGTATCTCACCGAAAAAGACGTGGTGGCGGCGCTGACCATCCCGCGCGCCATCGAGGCGCTGCAGCGCATGCTGGTGGCGCAGGCGCGCGACGGGGCGCGCAACGTGCCCAAGGCGCTGGCCACCTGGGGCGACGGCAGCTCGATGCATGCATTGGGCTCGGTGCAGCCCGGCCCCGGCGGTTATGCCGGCTTCAAGACCTGGGTCCACACCAAGGCGGGCGGCGGGTCGCTGTTCAGCCTGTTCGATGCCGACACCGGCCTGTTGCGGGCGGTGATCGAAGCGCGCGCGCTGGGCATGTTGCGCACCGCCGCCATCAGCGGCGTGGCCACCCGCGCCCTGGCGCCCGCGAGCGCTACGCAGGCCGCCCTGATCGGCACCGGCCCGCAGGCAGTGACGCAACTGGCCGCATTGGCCGCGGTGCGCAAGCTGCGGCGCGTGCGGGTTTACAGCCCGACGCCGGCAAAGCGCCGCGCCTTCGTCGATGCCGTGTCCGGCAAGTACGCCTTCACGATCGAGGAATCGCCCACGCTGGAACACGCGCTGGCCGGCGCCGAGATCGTCACGCTGATCACGCGTGCCGTCGAGCCGTTCGTCGACGCGGCCCAACTGGCCGACTGCCGCCACCTGAACGCGGTGGGCGCGATCCTGCCGGCCAAGGCCGAGTTCGCCCAGGACGTGTTCGAGCGCGCCGACCGCGTGGTGGTGGACGACCTGGAAAACGCCCGGCGCGGTTCGCGCGAGTTGCGCGAACGCTATGGCGCGGACGGCGCGCCCTGGGACGGCGTGGCGGTGTTGGGCGACCTGCTGGCACGCGGCGAGACCCGCGCGCCGGATGCGCGGCTGACGCTGTTCAAGGGCATGGGCATGGGCCTGTCGGACCTGGCGATGGCGCAGGTGGCGTACGAACACGCTCGCGACCGTGGCCTGGGCGTTGCCTTGCCGCCGCAGACCCGCGACAACCTGCTGCTGGCGCAGCCCTGATTTCGATTACCCCCTTCAAAGCATCATGACGCCGGCGCGCACCGCCCGCCGGCCACAGGAGACAGACATGTTCGTCGACGTCAGCGGGGCCGCGCCCCGCGAACAGAACAAATGGCCATCGATCGTGATCCCCAAGGAAGCGATCGACCTGGAGATCGCCCGCCTGATCGACGCGCCGCGCCCCGACAACGGCCGCCGTGCGTCCCTCATCGTGCATCCGCAGGCAACGGCGCCCGGCCTGGGCCTGGCTCCCGGCACGGATGTCACCATCAACGTCGTCAATCCCGGCGAACGCACCTTCAACCTGCGCAAGAACTCCAACATGCTGGAGATCTGTATCAGCGGCGCAGGCGTGGCCACGGTGGCCGGCCGCGACATCGCGGTGAGCCGCTGGGACGTGTGGAACACGCCTGCGATGCAGGTGCATTCGTACCGCAACGAAGGCAATACTCCCTGGGTGCGGCTGTCGTACTCGAACGCGCCGCTGCTGGAAAAGCTGGAGATCCACTACGTCGAGGAATTCGAGGGCGACGTGCCGCCGGCCGACGCCAACACCCGCCCGGCGCCCGCGCGCTCGCCCGAGTCGGTCCGCGCGCGTGACCTGGCGCTGCGCGAACAGATCACGCCGGAAGGCGCCTGGCTGATGGGCTACGAGTGGCTGATCGACATCGACGTGCTCGAATCGAAGGCGCTGCACTGGCCCTGGGCGGCGGTCTCGCGCCACCTGCCCAGCGTCGAGGACATGGCGCGCGGCTACAACGGCCGGCGCCTGTTCGTGCTGTACAACCCGGCCACCGAGCGCCGCATCGGCACCACCCACAGCTTCTTCGCCACCATCTCGTCGTCGCCGCCGGACAACCACCACGTGCCGCACCGCCACAGCTCGTCGGCCATCAACTACTACCTGCGCGGCAACGGCTACAGCAAGGTCAACGGCGTGCGGCTGGACTGGAAGGCCGGCGACCTGATCCTGTCGGCGCCCGGCTGGGCCATGCATTCGCACCACTCGGGCACCGAGACCACCTCGGCCCTGACGGTGCAGGACCATCCCTTGCAGATCGCCATGGAATCGCTGATCTGGCAGGAGCGCATGCAGGAACCGATCCTGGCGCTCGGCAGCCAGAGCGGCTTCGAAAGCAACCTGGCGCAACTGGCCGCCGCGTCCTGAACGCGCCCGCCGCATCCCGGAAATTCCCATGACCCAGATCCAACTGCCCGACGACACCTCGCTGCGCGCCCGCCTGCGCGACTTCTACGACGACTACGCCTACTGCCTGGACGAAGACCGGCT from Achromobacter xylosoxidans includes the following:
- a CDS encoding fumarylacetoacetate hydrolase family protein; translated protein: MKLISFEHAGQPAWGMLRDAEVVPLTRYWPDLATALAAGVAQIAQAAARHEGPGIALADLQWLPPVPAPRKILCVGLNYGRHVAEAGRELPRHPSLFARYPDSFVGHGAPVWKPRASERFDYEGELAVVIGRAGRHIAARDALAHVAGYTCMAENSVRDFQKHNAQVTPGKNFERSGAIGPWLVTADEIGDPARLRIETRLNGEPVQQGELADLIFPIPELIAYISAFTPLAPGDVIATGTPEGVGASRQPPRFLAAGDTLEIEVPGVGTLRNTVADEPVHPQ
- a CDS encoding ornithine cyclodeaminase family protein; translated protein: MTEALRYLTEKDVVAALTIPRAIEALQRMLVAQARDGARNVPKALATWGDGSSMHALGSVQPGPGGYAGFKTWVHTKAGGGSLFSLFDADTGLLRAVIEARALGMLRTAAISGVATRALAPASATQAALIGTGPQAVTQLAALAAVRKLRRVRVYSPTPAKRRAFVDAVSGKYAFTIEESPTLEHALAGAEIVTLITRAVEPFVDAAQLADCRHLNAVGAILPAKAEFAQDVFERADRVVVDDLENARRGSRELRERYGADGAPWDGVAVLGDLLARGETRAPDARLTLFKGMGMGLSDLAMAQVAYEHARDRGLGVALPPQTRDNLLLAQP
- a CDS encoding cupin domain-containing protein is translated as MFVDVSGAAPREQNKWPSIVIPKEAIDLEIARLIDAPRPDNGRRASLIVHPQATAPGLGLAPGTDVTINVVNPGERTFNLRKNSNMLEICISGAGVATVAGRDIAVSRWDVWNTPAMQVHSYRNEGNTPWVRLSYSNAPLLEKLEIHYVEEFEGDVPPADANTRPAPARSPESVRARDLALREQITPEGAWLMGYEWLIDIDVLESKALHWPWAAVSRHLPSVEDMARGYNGRRLFVLYNPATERRIGTTHSFFATISSSPPDNHHVPHRHSSSAINYYLRGNGYSKVNGVRLDWKAGDLILSAPGWAMHSHHSGTETTSALTVQDHPLQIAMESLIWQERMQEPILALGSQSGFESNLAQLAAAS